In Crassostrea angulata isolate pt1a10 chromosome 4, ASM2561291v2, whole genome shotgun sequence, one genomic interval encodes:
- the LOC128180303 gene encoding multiple epidermal growth factor-like domains protein 6 yields the protein MFVATSGGRLSFFVIIILLDFILINAAGLYIKNSTTARDGISSVTKKECGIDLYNVNGTCTKCQKGTRGNNCSEKCQANMYGESCLEKCDCQPQQECNYIHGCIDSGGICSHKESDDIICCDNFILTNGHCKACPLGTFRTNCSLECPDGYYGMFCKAKCDCITSECDKAVGCPKKGLYVQNSTTAMDGISSVTKKECGIDLYNVNGTCTKCPKGTRGNNCSEKCQANKYGESCLEKCDCQPHQECNYIHGCIDSWGICSNKSSDDIICCDNFILTNGHCKACPSGTFNTNCSLVCPDGYYGMFCNEKCDCKTSECDKATGCPKKDSWGICSNKESDDIICCDNFILTNGHCKACPSGTFWTNCSLVCPDGYYGMFCKEKCDCNTSECDKAFGCPRKDCRPGTYGENCFGGCPDGFYNLFCNYESYRYIFWIIPIVLGTVIFIMVCVCRRCRKTKPRSFVDISTYPTQKNNSTHDDYDHLAYAWNNCNNNTQDRSKISKTALETKTGEAEMSNRNMEAGFYNTLNLRVFDNEEHRPLKRSRSESSSLYVKSSIPLEPSAFCAKRVLNCNRTSSLRLTKSTDRNGKAEKGITKTNKNDEPSLNFYVYDLATFQDKSSVSQRQLFLEELSSHHLYLKKY from the exons ATGTTTGTTGCAACATCAGGCGGTCGACTTTCGTTTTTTGTGATAATTATCTTATTAGATTTCATATTAATCAATGCTGCAGGATTATACATAAAGAACTCAACTACGGCTAGAGATGGAATTTCTTCAGTTAC gaaaaaagaaTGCGGCATTGACTTATACAATGTTAATGGTACTTGTACTA aatgCCAAAAAGGAACTCGGGGGAATAACTGTTCTGAAAAATGTCAAGCCAACATGTACGGGGAATCCTGTTTAGAGAAATGCGACTGTCAACCACAGCAAGAATGCAATTACATACATGGCTGCATAG ATTCCGGGGGGATATGCAGTCATAAGGAAAG CGATGATATAATTTGCTGTGATAACTTTATACTGACAAATGGACATTGTAAAG CTTGTCCATTGGGGACTTTTCGGACGAATTGTTCTCTGGAATGTCCTGACGGTTATTACGGTATGTTTTGCAAAGCAAAGTGTGACTGCATAACGTCAGAATGTGATAAAGCTGTTGGATGTCCAAAAAAAG GATTATACGTACAGAACTCAACTACGGCTATGGATGGCATTTCTTCAGTTAC gaaaaaagaaTGCGGCATTGACTTATACAATGTTAATGGTACTTGTACTA aatGCCCAAAAGGAACACGGGGAAATAACTGTTCTGAAAAATGTCAAGCCAACAAGTACGGGGAATCCTGTTTAGAGAAATGCGACTGTCAACCACACCAAGAATGCAATTATATACATGGCTGCATAG ATTCTTGGGGGATATGCAGTAATAAAAGCAG CGATGATATAATTTGCTGTGATAACTTTATACTGACAAATGGACATTGCAAAG CTTGTCCATCGGGGACTTTTAATACAAATTGTTCTCTGGTATGCCCTGACGGTTATTACGGTATGTTCTGCAACGAAAAGTGTGACTGCAAAACGTCAGAATGTGATAAGGCTACTGGATGTCCTAAAAAGG ATTCCTGGGGTATATGCAGTAATAAGGAAAG CGATGATATAATTTGCTGTGATAACTTTATACTGACAAATGGACATTGCAAAG CTTGTCCATCGGGAACGTTTTGGACAAATTGTTCTCTGGTATGTCCTGACGGTTATTACGGTATGTTTTGCAAAGAAAAGTGTGACTGCAATACGTCAGAATGTGATAAGGCTTTTGGATGTCCTAGAAAAG ATTGTCGACCGGGAACATATGGAGAAAATTGCTTTGGTGGTTGTCCTGAtggattttacaatttgttttgtaattatG AATCATACAGATATATTTTTTGGATAATTCCAATTGTTCTTGGAACAGTAATTTTCATCATGGTTTGTGTCTGCCGAAG gtGCCGAAAGACCAAACCTAGAAGCTTTGTTG atatctcAACGTACCCGACTCAAAAGAATAATAGTACTCATGATGACTACGATCACCTTGCATATGCATGGAATAATTGCAATAACAATACACAAGACAGAAGCAAAATTAGCAAAACAGCTTTGGAGACTAAGACAGGAGAAGCAGAGATGTCTAACAGAAATATGGAAGCTGGTTTTTACAATACACTGAATCTACGTGTTTTTGATAATGAGGAACACCGGCCTCTTAAAAGATCCCGATCTGAAAGCTCTTCCTTGTATGTTAAAAGCTCGATTCCTCTTGAACCTTCAGCTTTTTGCGCTAAGCGAGTATTAAATTGTAACAGGACCTCGTCTCTTAGACTTACAAAGAGCACTGACAGAAATGGAAAGGCTGAAAAGGGTATTACTAAAACTAACAAGAACGACGAAccttctttaaatttttatgtttatgattTGGCAACCTTTCAAGATAAAAGCAGTGTATCCCAAAGACAACTATTTCTAGAAGAATTGTCTTcacatcatttatatttaaagaagtATTAA